One Antiquaquibacter oligotrophicus genomic region harbors:
- a CDS encoding methyltransferase domain-containing protein, with protein MPIGQVTRGTTGHNRLRRIDRWIAQLPALRRAEHPIVVDLGYGASATTALELHERLAKTRSDVEVVGIEIEPARVAAAKPYERPGVSFRVGGFEVPGERPTIIRALNVLRQYDESKVAGAWALMVSRLQPGGVLVEGTCNEVGRVASWADVTADGPQRFTVSLHLPSLEAPSIVAERLPKALIHRNVPGERIHDFLRDLDRQWATHAGLGVYSPVQRWVASVAGMKDAGWPVLGGKTRWRLGELTVAWDAVAPS; from the coding sequence CCTCCGCCGCATCGACCGGTGGATCGCGCAGCTGCCCGCGTTACGTCGGGCCGAGCATCCGATCGTCGTCGACCTGGGTTATGGGGCGTCGGCGACGACCGCGCTCGAACTGCACGAGCGGCTCGCAAAAACCCGCAGCGACGTCGAAGTGGTCGGCATCGAGATCGAGCCCGCGCGGGTCGCCGCCGCGAAGCCCTACGAGAGGCCGGGCGTCAGCTTCCGCGTTGGTGGGTTCGAGGTTCCGGGTGAGCGGCCCACCATCATCCGCGCGCTCAACGTGCTGCGCCAGTACGACGAGAGCAAGGTCGCCGGCGCGTGGGCGCTGATGGTGTCACGGCTGCAGCCCGGCGGCGTGCTCGTCGAGGGCACCTGCAACGAGGTGGGGCGCGTCGCCAGTTGGGCGGATGTCACGGCCGACGGCCCGCAGCGCTTCACGGTATCCCTGCACCTGCCGTCGCTGGAGGCGCCCAGCATCGTGGCGGAACGGCTACCGAAAGCCCTCATCCACCGCAACGTTCCCGGCGAGCGCATCCACGACTTCCTGCGCGACCTCGACCGCCAGTGGGCGACGCACGCGGGGCTCGGTGTGTACTCGCCGGTGCAGCGGTGGGTGGCATCCGTCGCGGGAATGAAGGATGCCGGGTGGCCGGTATTGGGAGGCAAGACCCGCTGGCGCCTCGGCGAGCTGACCGTGGCCTGGGACGCGGTGGCGCCGAGCTAG